Proteins encoded within one genomic window of Lysinibacillus sphaericus:
- a CDS encoding lysophospholipid acyltransferase family protein: MFEAKKSKVAAWMFHLVQQRLLNRYFHKIWLAIEEPLPKNALFIANHSSWWDGLIFFQLEKRQKVPPIYMMTHEDGIKQVPIFKWIGAFSVNSQSTKHVVQSLRYAQKLLYEEKSVALFPQGAEVHLEARPLQFQKGAAFLAGKSPRIPVIPVTIYYTFRHMIKGEVWISIGGPIETEGRNNEILTQHFEEIMTAQLNSLKQDVVTNHYEKYINIL; the protein is encoded by the coding sequence ATGTTTGAGGCAAAAAAAAGTAAAGTTGCTGCTTGGATGTTTCACCTCGTGCAACAAAGGTTATTAAATCGCTATTTTCATAAAATTTGGCTTGCTATAGAGGAGCCCTTGCCAAAAAATGCCCTTTTTATTGCCAATCATAGTAGCTGGTGGGATGGACTTATATTTTTTCAACTGGAAAAGCGACAGAAAGTACCACCAATTTATATGATGACGCATGAAGATGGCATAAAACAAGTACCGATTTTTAAATGGATCGGTGCTTTTTCTGTCAATTCTCAAAGTACAAAGCATGTGGTGCAATCGCTCCGTTATGCACAAAAGTTATTATATGAAGAAAAAAGTGTTGCCTTGTTTCCACAAGGGGCAGAGGTTCATTTAGAAGCACGACCATTACAATTTCAAAAGGGGGCCGCTTTTTTAGCGGGAAAATCTCCTCGAATTCCTGTTATTCCAGTTACGATATACTATACTTTTCGCCATATGATAAAAGGGGAAGTATGGATTTCTATTGGAGGTCCCATCGAGACAGAAGGAAGAAACAATGAAATTCTTACACAGCATTTTGAGGAAATTATGACAGCCCAATTGAATTCGTTGAAGCAAGATGTAGTTACAAATCATTATGAAAAATATATCAATATATTATGA
- a CDS encoding carotenoid biosynthesis protein: MRWQHYIFYFFLIWYSFGVILVGFNLLPTWLEWANSVFIITAGVLGVIYFVRGFGAIYGVSISTLIFITTFIVEYLGSTHSILFGSYHYTQYFAPNLFGVPIAIGFAWIMVIATSHAIVHIVRLPNRSIRSIIASLLAVVFDLVLDPVSFKVKEYWIWEQSGYYYDIPLTNFLGWFLTALVLHIVIGLFGNLLNVDKQWQRRMVLLYSLMICMFAFIALLNKLYLAAIIPVIVLAILLVTMKRDEHYV; this comes from the coding sequence ATGAGGTGGCAACATTATATTTTTTATTTTTTTCTTATTTGGTATAGCTTCGGTGTGATTTTAGTAGGGTTTAATCTATTGCCAACATGGCTTGAATGGGCAAACAGTGTTTTTATTATCACAGCGGGTGTGCTTGGGGTAATTTATTTTGTTAGGGGATTTGGCGCAATTTATGGTGTGAGTATTAGTACACTCATTTTTATCACAACGTTTATTGTCGAATATTTAGGATCTACTCATTCCATACTTTTTGGTTCTTATCATTATACGCAATATTTCGCACCTAATCTTTTTGGCGTGCCTATTGCAATTGGTTTCGCTTGGATTATGGTGATTGCCACTTCCCATGCGATAGTGCATATTGTTCGTCTACCAAATAGGTCGATTCGCTCTATCATTGCTAGTCTATTAGCAGTGGTGTTTGATTTAGTGCTTGATCCTGTTTCCTTTAAAGTCAAAGAATATTGGATATGGGAACAGAGCGGGTATTATTATGACATTCCACTGACGAATTTTCTTGGCTGGTTTTTAACTGCTTTGGTTTTACATATTGTCATAGGGCTCTTTGGCAACTTGCTAAACGTAGATAAGCAGTGGCAACGACGTATGGTTCTTTTATATAGCTTAATGATTTGTATGTTTGCATTTATCGCCCTGTTAAACAAACTCTATTTAGCAGCAATCATTCCAGTAATCGTTTTAGCTATCCTACTTGTAACTATGAAGCGAGATGAACATTATGTTTGA
- a CDS encoding phytoene desaturase family protein, whose protein sequence is MMKKNKEIIIIGAGPGGLASAMLLTAKGFNVKVFEKKNYIGGRTSEIQLGEYKFDMGPTFLNMLYIVEEIFELTGRNIHDYIELIDLNPMYELIFSDKKIKMTRDRNEMIRQMNELFPGNEGSYERYMKETNRKLEKLAPVLQTSMNRFTDLLQPKVLKALGELEVGKSLIDTLSRYYKQEELQLAFTFQAKYLGMSPWESPGAFSILSYIEHAYGVYHVKGGLNKLTQAMAKVVRENNGEIFTGTGVSKLWLDGRKVRGVILENGEKVAADDVIINGDFAHAMTNLVEPGVLKKYSKEKLDKKKYSCSTFMLYLGVNKTFDLPHHTIWFAEDYRQNVEDITNAKILSDDPSIYIQNAVVTDPTVAPQGKSTLYILAPVPNNFSNIEWEKCEKDYRDMLIGMLEQKLGVDNLAQYIEEEKMISPRGWEEEMDVYKGATFNLGHQLTQMLTFRPHNKFEELDHCWLVGGGTHPGSGLPIILESARITANGILRKEKMTEFAVKPLPKVELFDPKMPKGHGNGIDAVQI, encoded by the coding sequence ATGATGAAAAAGAACAAAGAAATCATTATTATCGGAGCTGGCCCGGGTGGGTTAGCATCAGCGATGTTGCTAACTGCAAAGGGTTTCAATGTAAAAGTATTTGAGAAAAAGAATTATATTGGTGGGAGAACGAGCGAAATACAGCTAGGCGAATACAAGTTTGATATGGGTCCTACATTTTTAAATATGCTATATATTGTAGAAGAGATTTTTGAACTTACTGGAAGAAATATTCATGATTACATAGAGCTAATTGACTTGAATCCTATGTATGAGCTGATTTTTAGTGATAAAAAAATTAAAATGACACGTGACAGAAACGAAATGATTCGCCAAATGAATGAGCTTTTCCCGGGAAATGAAGGAAGCTATGAGCGATATATGAAGGAAACAAATCGCAAATTAGAAAAATTAGCCCCTGTTCTACAAACGAGTATGAATCGCTTTACAGATTTACTTCAACCAAAGGTTTTAAAAGCATTAGGAGAGCTAGAAGTCGGTAAATCTTTAATTGATACATTATCGCGTTATTATAAACAAGAAGAATTACAGCTTGCATTTACTTTCCAAGCGAAATATCTTGGTATGTCTCCTTGGGAAAGTCCAGGTGCCTTTTCGATTCTCTCTTATATTGAGCATGCCTATGGGGTTTATCATGTTAAAGGTGGCTTGAACAAGTTGACACAAGCGATGGCTAAAGTTGTACGTGAAAATAATGGAGAAATTTTTACAGGCACAGGTGTATCAAAATTATGGTTAGATGGACGTAAAGTAAGAGGTGTTATTTTAGAAAATGGTGAAAAAGTTGCGGCTGATGATGTCATTATTAACGGAGACTTTGCTCATGCCATGACGAATCTAGTAGAACCAGGTGTACTAAAAAAATATTCGAAGGAAAAGTTAGACAAGAAAAAATACTCTTGTTCAACATTTATGTTATATCTAGGTGTCAATAAAACATTTGATTTGCCACACCATACAATTTGGTTTGCTGAGGACTATCGTCAAAATGTGGAAGATATTACGAATGCCAAAATATTATCAGATGACCCTTCCATTTATATCCAAAATGCTGTTGTAACTGATCCAACAGTTGCACCACAAGGGAAATCAACGCTCTATATTCTTGCACCTGTACCGAATAACTTTAGTAATATCGAATGGGAGAAATGTGAAAAAGACTATCGTGATATGTTAATAGGAATGCTTGAACAGAAACTTGGGGTTGACAATCTTGCGCAATATATTGAGGAAGAAAAAATGATTTCACCAAGAGGTTGGGAAGAGGAAATGGATGTATATAAAGGGGCGACCTTTAATCTAGGACATCAGTTAACACAAATGCTAACATTCCGTCCTCATAATAAATTTGAAGAGTTAGATCATTGCTGGCTAGTAGGAGGAGGTACGCATCCAGGAAGTGGATTACCTATTATTTTAGAGTCGGCGCGTATTACGGCAAATGGTATTTTAAGAAAAGAAAAGATGACTGAATTTGCTGTCAAGCCATTACCAAAAGTAGAACTCTTTGACCCTAAAATGCCGAAAGGGCATGGTAACGGCATTGATGCGGTACAAATTTAA
- a CDS encoding EAL domain-containing protein, whose protein sequence is MPCKSCLVLELQFDIQLKGHRNLSLMEKVVNHFKRRGFLLSVKDDYFMIQESGVREFVDFCHDFMDLAQVYFRFDNRTWQPITEIEPILEMKWIDEVIRKKSVISYSQPIVDANEEIYAYEILSRFPREDGSLIYPNEIFTAARSRGRLYALDRICRMAAVSYSAVLKKKTFINFIPTSIYSPEFCLQTTVQLANQLGIDPNQFVFEVVESDKVDDIEHLKSILNYYKQKGFQYALDDVGEGYNTLEMLADLKPQYMKLDIKYVQGVSGNSEKQAVAKQFLAKAFEVNAISLAEGIESRADFEWLKENGYQLFQGYLFGKPSMHPQRKL, encoded by the coding sequence ATGCCTTGTAAAAGCTGTTTAGTTTTAGAGTTACAGTTTGACATACAGTTAAAGGGACATCGAAATCTATCACTAATGGAAAAGGTAGTTAATCATTTTAAAAGAAGAGGCTTTTTGCTTTCAGTGAAGGATGATTACTTCATGATTCAAGAGTCAGGCGTTAGGGAATTTGTTGATTTTTGCCATGATTTTATGGATTTAGCGCAAGTTTATTTTCGTTTTGACAATAGAACGTGGCAACCTATTACAGAAATCGAGCCGATTTTAGAGATGAAGTGGATTGATGAAGTAATCAGGAAGAAATCTGTTATTAGCTACTCTCAACCGATTGTCGATGCAAATGAAGAAATTTATGCTTATGAAATATTATCTAGGTTTCCGAGAGAGGATGGTTCTCTCATCTATCCTAATGAAATTTTTACTGCAGCGAGAAGTCGAGGACGGTTATATGCTCTAGATCGCATATGTAGAATGGCGGCAGTGAGCTATTCAGCAGTATTGAAGAAAAAGACGTTTATAAACTTTATTCCCACGTCTATTTATTCCCCAGAGTTTTGTTTGCAAACAACGGTACAATTAGCAAATCAATTAGGCATTGATCCGAATCAATTTGTTTTTGAAGTAGTCGAATCAGACAAAGTCGATGACATTGAGCATTTAAAATCCATTCTCAATTACTATAAGCAAAAGGGCTTTCAATATGCCTTGGATGATGTTGGTGAAGGGTACAACACGCTGGAAATGCTTGCAGACTTAAAGCCTCAATATATGAAATTGGACATCAAATATGTTCAAGGTGTTAGCGGAAATAGTGAAAAGCAAGCAGTAGCCAAGCAGTTTTTAGCGAAGGCATTTGAAGTGAATGCGATTTCGTTAGCAGAAGGTATTGAGAGCAGAGCAGATTTTGAATGGTTAAAGGAAAATGGTTATCAACTTTTTCAAGGTTACCTCTTTGGAAAACCGAGCATGCATCCTCAACGGAAACTGTAA
- a CDS encoding DinB family protein, with the protein MFQTVDHFIHSWAFEASATQNYLNTLTNQSLTQAITAENWTLGRIAWHTVTAIHIITSNTNLTFEAPTVDVPVPTSAQYIADHYHQASSAFVHALKTQWNDKTMTEYIQFLGQEIPNGSLLLFLMQHQSHHRGQMSVLMRQAGLTVPGIYGPSKEEWANFGMDAPHM; encoded by the coding sequence ATGTTCCAAACTGTAGACCATTTTATACACTCTTGGGCATTTGAAGCGAGTGCCACACAAAATTACCTCAACACGTTGACAAATCAATCACTTACGCAAGCCATCACAGCAGAAAATTGGACTTTAGGACGCATTGCTTGGCATACTGTAACTGCTATTCATATTATTACATCCAATACAAACTTAACGTTCGAAGCTCCAACAGTAGATGTTCCTGTCCCTACCTCGGCTCAATATATAGCAGACCATTATCACCAAGCTAGCAGTGCATTTGTCCATGCATTAAAAACGCAATGGAATGACAAGACCATGACGGAATATATACAATTTCTAGGCCAAGAAATACCGAATGGGTCACTATTATTGTTTTTAATGCAACATCAGAGCCACCACCGTGGGCAAATGAGCGTTCTTATGCGACAGGCAGGATTAACCGTTCCAGGTATCTATGGCCCTTCAAAAGAGGAATGGGCAAACTTTGGTATGGATGCCCCACACATGTAG
- a CDS encoding PhzF family phenazine biosynthesis protein, with translation MWSSYNLYFSTIGGVHAFTLDTDKGIAESRNFCPLYGIDEEAATGTSNGALTYYLFHNHVLTKFNEEFTFLQGYSMGRPSTIITKLIHNNDPRVMVGGNAIILTKGELY, from the coding sequence GTGTGGAGTAGTTATAATTTATATTTTTCTACTATAGGAGGCGTTCATGCATTTACACTGGACACAGACAAGGGAATAGCAGAGAGTAGAAACTTTTGCCCGCTCTATGGGATTGATGAAGAAGCAGCAACAGGGACTTCCAATGGTGCGTTAACGTATTATCTTTTTCATAATCACGTGTTAACGAAATTTAATGAAGAATTCACGTTTTTGCAAGGCTATAGCATGGGCAGACCTTCTACCATTATCACTAAATTAATACATAACAATGATCCAAGAGTGATGGTGGGAGGAAATGCCATAATCTTGACAAAAGGCGAATTATACTAG
- a CDS encoding ABC transporter permease yields MKKLHLKLLRDIKESVGQFLAIVLVIAVGTFFYAGLITLSNELSAYTKNYFKEHNLSDLNVYYSQITKDEISKMQEIEGINKIEGRYTFDANQTFEGYKTTLKIHTIPKDNEINTIAVTRGSIPSKKDEILLDERYGKEHNYKIGDSVTINTNQGSYDFIISGFGENVEHAFNIKDPSLVLPDHKAYGVAYIFEERIEEIAGGFYYNELIVDVKEGYSSNQINKSIEDYSKELPYLYQVSKERAVSYSAINVTINNNRLMSTVSPLILFMVAAVTIFLTMSRVIDSQRNQIGIMKALGIKNKNILFHYMGYPILVGIVGSVIGWLITAITLVPLLTSVIEQTYSLPDFKLSIGFHTIFPPVIVSIVFGIIACYLSGRSILKERAAQALRPKPPKRMKKILIERIPGLWKKLSYGKKLILRNIFLNPKKAMASSVGVIVCVILLITAFGFEASMQSIAAQINKVYKYDFKVDYKGELTSDSVKLPSEVDKYFSLSTIPIEFINFGDEKNASLIVTEKENSLIRFFNDQNNRITLDDMGVLIPKSYADKYNISEGDTIKIKLIAPELKGQSVDIKVSKISTQYTNPSFYSTPDYINSLGIDFKPTSLLVKMTHEADKVNIQTYFKQDPFVDIVSDKNDVKKSVDNIIQQNNPVFIIFILCAVVLSFGAMFTISSINIYERIRELATLKVLGYQKNKINRIIFVENTILTTFAVIIALPLSGYMYRLVVKALSSTNQQIPDKLSFVTVVLAVLLTFLLTIVANLLLRKKVSKIDMIESLKSVE; encoded by the coding sequence GTGAAAAAATTACATTTAAAATTATTAAGAGATATAAAAGAGTCTGTGGGGCAGTTTTTGGCAATTGTGTTAGTTATCGCGGTAGGTACTTTTTTCTATGCTGGTCTGATAACACTAAGTAATGAACTTAGTGCATATACGAAAAATTACTTCAAAGAACACAATTTGTCTGATTTGAATGTTTATTACAGCCAGATTACTAAAGACGAAATATCTAAAATGCAGGAAATTGAGGGTATTAATAAGATAGAAGGACGATATACTTTTGATGCGAATCAAACGTTTGAAGGATACAAAACAACCTTGAAGATACATACAATCCCTAAAGATAATGAGATTAACACCATTGCAGTTACTCGTGGCAGTATTCCCTCAAAAAAAGACGAAATTCTATTAGATGAGCGGTATGGAAAAGAGCATAATTATAAGATTGGTGATAGTGTCACGATTAATACAAATCAAGGGAGTTATGATTTTATCATTAGCGGTTTCGGTGAGAACGTAGAACACGCCTTTAATATTAAGGACCCTTCTCTAGTTCTACCTGACCACAAAGCCTATGGTGTAGCTTATATTTTTGAAGAGCGAATTGAAGAAATAGCAGGTGGTTTTTATTACAATGAATTAATTGTAGATGTGAAAGAAGGATATAGTAGCAATCAAATAAACAAATCAATTGAGGATTACTCAAAAGAGCTTCCTTACCTGTATCAAGTTAGTAAAGAAAGAGCCGTCAGTTATTCAGCAATAAATGTAACCATAAATAATAATCGATTGATGAGTACGGTTTCCCCATTAATTTTGTTTATGGTTGCTGCAGTAACAATTTTTCTAACTATGTCCAGGGTAATAGACTCACAAAGAAATCAAATAGGTATTATGAAGGCATTGGGTATTAAAAATAAAAATATTTTATTTCATTATATGGGATATCCAATTTTGGTAGGTATCGTAGGTTCCGTTATAGGTTGGCTAATTACTGCTATAACACTTGTACCATTACTTACTTCTGTTATCGAACAAACTTATTCATTGCCGGATTTTAAATTATCTATAGGGTTTCATACCATTTTCCCACCGGTCATAGTTTCCATAGTTTTCGGCATAATCGCATGTTATTTAAGTGGAAGGAGCATATTAAAGGAACGGGCAGCACAGGCTTTGCGTCCAAAACCACCGAAAAGAATGAAGAAAATTTTAATCGAAAGAATTCCTGGTCTATGGAAGAAACTATCTTATGGAAAGAAATTGATTCTAAGAAATATTTTTTTGAACCCTAAAAAAGCTATGGCAAGTTCAGTTGGAGTGATTGTTTGTGTCATTCTTTTAATCACCGCTTTTGGTTTTGAAGCTTCTATGCAATCAATTGCTGCTCAGATTAATAAGGTTTATAAATATGATTTTAAAGTGGATTATAAAGGAGAGTTGACCTCGGATTCTGTTAAACTGCCATCTGAAGTGGACAAGTATTTTTCATTATCAACAATTCCAATTGAATTTATTAATTTTGGTGATGAGAAAAACGCATCTTTAATTGTTACAGAAAAAGAAAATAGCTTAATTCGTTTCTTTAATGATCAGAATAACAGAATAACTTTAGACGATATGGGGGTGCTTATTCCGAAATCATATGCTGATAAATACAATATATCAGAGGGAGATACAATTAAAATTAAATTAATTGCTCCTGAACTGAAAGGGCAGTCTGTAGACATAAAGGTATCAAAAATATCAACACAATATACAAATCCGTCTTTTTACAGTACACCAGATTATATTAATAGTCTTGGTATCGATTTTAAACCTACTTCCCTGTTAGTTAAAATGACCCATGAAGCAGATAAAGTCAACATTCAAACTTATTTTAAGCAGGATCCTTTTGTCGATATAGTTTCAGATAAGAATGATGTGAAAAAATCGGTGGACAATATTATTCAACAAAATAACCCGGTGTTTATTATATTTATTCTTTGTGCTGTTGTTTTATCCTTTGGCGCCATGTTTACTATATCTTCAATAAATATTTATGAACGTATTCGTGAACTTGCCACGTTAAAGGTGCTAGGATATCAAAAAAATAAGATAAACAGAATTATCTTTGTTGAAAATACAATCTTGACCACTTTTGCAGTCATTATAGCCCTACCATTAAGTGGTTACATGTACAGATTGGTCGTCAAAGCATTATCTAGTACCAATCAACAGATTCCTGACAAACTGAGCTTTGTTACAGTAGTTTTGGCAGTACTACTTACATTTCTGTTAACAATAGTAGCTAATTTACTTCTTAGAAAAAAAGTATCTAAAATAGATATGATTGAATCTTTAAAAAGTGTGGAGTAG